From Triticum aestivum cultivar Chinese Spring chromosome 4A, IWGSC CS RefSeq v2.1, whole genome shotgun sequence, a single genomic window includes:
- the LOC123083005 gene encoding early nodulin-93 yields MSTVTRAYLDQKLAAARRCSREAAVAGAKAAAVATVAAAVPTLASVRMLPWARAHLNPTGQALIISTVAAMAYFIVADKTILSMARKHSFDDAPDHLKNTSFH; encoded by the exons ATGTCGACGGTGACCCGTGCCTACCTCGATCAGAAGCTCGCCGCCGCCCGGCGCTGCTCCAGAG AGGCCGCCGTGGCGGGAGCCAAGGCCGCGGCCGTCGCCACCGTCGCTGCCGCAGTACCTACA CTGGCCAGCGTGAGGATGCTGCCGTGGGCGAGGGCGCACCTGAACCCCACAGGCCAGGCGCTCATCATCTCCACCGTCGCTGCGATGgcctacttcatcgtcgccgacaAGACCATCCTCTCCATGGCCAGGAAGCACTCCTTCGACGACGCGCCAGACCACCTCAAGAACACCTCCTTCCACTAA